A region of Alteromonadaceae bacterium 2753L.S.0a.02 DNA encodes the following proteins:
- a CDS encoding putative MFS family arabinose efflux permease: MVVLSGFLSQGRFILLFGFLAVFMGNFGQSFFLGSYGAAIQQQLSLSASSYGLIYSIATLLAGSSLMFVGGYIDTLPLARFTLMAAIGLTCAAVLFTFANSFIVLVVAFYLVRLCGQGMLPHTGITVMARCFSNNRGKAISIAASGVPVGEIFLPIVATVLIAWVGWHNSWLFIAGFTVLFFVPMFHFLLQRARSDGFEIDPAQLTNNENKVTKTTSARLLVLADRRFWLFLPALIAAPFLVTGIFIHQDFVMQQRQWSREVFALGFVAYGIVHWISSIAAGVAVDRYTATRLLAIYNLPLLLAMIAIFLLRGDYLVFLVLSLLGVSIGSTGPIVGSLWAEIYGTASLGTIRSMATSFGVWSTSLSPVLFGVLIDRGISLSQLSLALAVYVFLACMLAAVSYRARSVTVN; encoded by the coding sequence ATGGTGGTATTGTCTGGTTTTTTATCTCAGGGCAGGTTTATTTTACTCTTCGGTTTTCTAGCCGTGTTTATGGGTAACTTTGGGCAATCTTTTTTTCTTGGAAGTTATGGGGCTGCAATACAGCAGCAGCTATCGCTCTCCGCATCCAGTTACGGTTTGATTTATTCCATCGCAACACTCCTTGCCGGAAGCAGTTTGATGTTTGTGGGTGGTTACATAGACACTTTGCCACTAGCACGCTTTACTCTGATGGCGGCGATCGGTTTGACTTGCGCCGCTGTGTTATTTACTTTTGCCAATTCTTTTATTGTGCTGGTGGTGGCATTTTATTTAGTGCGCCTTTGCGGCCAGGGGATGCTGCCGCATACCGGTATAACGGTGATGGCGCGTTGTTTTTCTAACAATCGCGGTAAAGCCATAAGCATCGCGGCATCAGGAGTCCCAGTGGGTGAGATTTTTTTACCCATTGTGGCAACAGTGTTAATTGCGTGGGTAGGCTGGCATAACAGTTGGCTTTTTATTGCCGGTTTTACAGTATTATTTTTTGTTCCCATGTTCCACTTTTTATTACAGCGCGCCAGATCGGATGGTTTTGAGATAGATCCGGCGCAGCTTACGAACAATGAAAATAAGGTTACTAAAACGACAAGTGCGAGATTGTTAGTTTTGGCAGACCGGCGTTTCTGGCTATTCTTGCCAGCACTGATCGCAGCGCCTTTTCTTGTTACTGGCATATTCATACATCAAGATTTTGTTATGCAGCAGCGCCAGTGGAGCCGCGAAGTATTTGCGCTGGGTTTTGTTGCCTACGGTATTGTTCATTGGATAAGTTCAATTGCCGCTGGGGTGGCGGTCGATCGTTACACAGCAACGCGTTTGCTCGCGATTTACAACCTGCCGTTGCTGCTGGCAATGATAGCGATATTTTTATTAAGAGGTGATTACCTGGTATTTCTCGTGTTGTCGCTGCTGGGAGTTTCGATAGGGAGTACTGGCCCTATTGTCGGTTCGCTTTGGGCGGAAATATATGGAACGGCCAGTCTTGGTACTATACGCTCGATGGCAACATCGTTCGGGGTTTGGTCAACATCGTTATCACCCGTGTTATTTGGTGTTTTAATTGATCGTGGCATTTCGTTAAGTCAGCTTTCTCTGGCGCTTGCCGTTTATGTTTTTTTAGCTTGCATGCTCGCTGCCGTTTCCTATCGCGCCAGAAGCGTGACGGTAAATTGA
- a CDS encoding oligoribonuclease — translation MTSSENNLIWIDLEMTGLIPEQDVIIEIATVVTDPQLNILAEGPAMAIHQPDLVLQQMDEWCTTQHGKSGLTQRVRESEITTTIAEQATLDFLAQWVPSGKSPMCGNSIGQDRRFLQRYMPRLADYFHYRNLDVSTLKELAARWRPGLSAGFSKQGTHLALDDIRESIAELAFYRECFIQGE, via the coding sequence ATGACTAGCAGCGAAAACAATTTGATTTGGATAGATCTCGAGATGACCGGGTTGATTCCCGAGCAAGACGTTATTATCGAAATTGCGACCGTGGTGACTGACCCGCAACTTAATATCCTCGCAGAGGGGCCGGCGATGGCGATTCACCAGCCCGATTTGGTGCTACAGCAAATGGATGAATGGTGCACAACGCAGCATGGTAAATCGGGTTTAACGCAGCGTGTCCGGGAAAGCGAAATAACCACGACAATCGCAGAACAGGCGACATTGGACTTTCTCGCCCAGTGGGTGCCGTCAGGGAAATCGCCGATGTGCGGAAACTCTATCGGTCAGGATCGCCGTTTTCTACAACGATATATGCCGCGTCTGGCAGATTATTTTCATTACCGTAACCTTGATGTCAGCACTTTGAAGGAGCTTGCTGCGCGCTGGAGGCCTGGTTTGAGTGCTGGATTTAGTAAGCAGGGAACTCACCTAGCGCTCGATGATATTCGTGAGTCGATTGCTGAATTGGCGTTTTACCGGGAGTGTTTTATCCAAGGTGAATAG
- a CDS encoding ribosome biogenesis GTPase translates to MSKQRLTRQQSRRIANQRDNLANSQENSELENGLVIARFGNQADVETDRGEVFRCHLRRNLGDIVTGDKVVLERGSESAVVASVKPAKNRLQRPDSYGKLKAVAANIDQMVIVIAPQPQAHANLIDRYLVVAENLGVTPLLLVNKCDLLSPENRGHINKIKEQYDALGYRLLEVSAKTAAGQAQLKENLAAKTSVFVGQSGVGKSSLLQKLLPHETLKIGELSEQVNKGKHTTTHAALYHFQNGGNCIDSPGIREFGLWHFTREQVVNGFSELREIAQHCKFRDCTHKNDPGCAIRLALEENGISEARYLSFLRIIDTLDDVQIKAPGY, encoded by the coding sequence ATGTCTAAGCAGCGACTTACGCGTCAGCAGTCGCGACGCATTGCCAATCAGCGTGACAATCTTGCCAACAGCCAGGAAAATTCTGAGCTCGAAAATGGCCTTGTGATTGCGCGTTTCGGCAATCAGGCAGATGTTGAAACGGATCGTGGTGAAGTGTTTCGTTGTCATTTGCGTCGCAATTTAGGCGACATCGTCACCGGCGATAAGGTGGTTCTGGAGCGAGGTAGTGAAAGTGCCGTGGTCGCTTCCGTAAAACCCGCCAAAAATCGCCTGCAAAGACCTGACAGCTATGGCAAATTGAAAGCTGTTGCGGCAAATATCGATCAAATGGTGATTGTTATCGCACCTCAACCCCAGGCGCACGCCAATCTTATTGATCGCTATCTGGTAGTTGCAGAAAATCTTGGTGTGACCCCATTATTACTCGTTAACAAGTGTGACCTACTAAGCCCCGAGAACCGCGGGCACATCAACAAAATTAAAGAACAATATGACGCATTAGGTTATCGATTGCTCGAAGTCTCAGCAAAAACTGCGGCGGGACAGGCGCAGCTTAAAGAGAATCTCGCAGCCAAAACCAGCGTGTTTGTCGGTCAATCTGGCGTTGGCAAGTCGTCTCTGCTACAAAAGCTTTTACCGCATGAAACGTTAAAAATTGGCGAGCTCTCGGAACAGGTTAACAAAGGGAAACATACCACCACACACGCCGCCCTCTACCACTTCCAGAACGGCGGTAACTGCATTGATTCGCCAGGCATTCGTGAATTTGGCCTATGGCATTTCACGCGCGAACAGGTAGTAAATGGATTCTCCGAGCTGCGTGAAATAGCGCAACACTGCAAATTTCGTGATTGTACACACAAAAATGATCCGGGTTGTGCCATTCGTCTGGCCCTGGAGGAAAACGGCATTTCGGAAGCACGGTATCTGAGTTTTCTACGTATAATCGATACTTTGGATGACGTTCAAATCAAAGCACCAGGATATTAA
- a CDS encoding thiosulfate/3-mercaptopyruvate sulfurtransferase, whose product MPAPLLPLLLEPKQLSGFLEERTATLNDTEQQENNEPPAPMCVVDVCSEQSYMAGHIPGAVHFPIQGMISGLPPVPGKLPGLAQLTRAFSHLGYSPDTHYVVYDDEGGGWAGRFIWTLDVIGHRHYSYLNGGLLAWRKDNLDTEQSDNAATPTEPALTIHPEPIAEIPHILANLQETDFVVWDARSPEEYRGEKVLASKGGHIPGAINCEWTNLMDSDNGFRIREDAEERLALLGIRKGQNVVTHCQSHHRSGFTYLVGRILGFNIKGYHGSWAEWGNHPDTPVEEASL is encoded by the coding sequence ATGCCCGCGCCCCTACTACCCCTGTTATTGGAACCCAAGCAATTGTCGGGCTTTCTCGAAGAGCGCACCGCAACCCTGAACGACACGGAACAGCAAGAAAATAACGAGCCCCCGGCGCCAATGTGTGTTGTTGATGTCTGCTCTGAACAATCTTACATGGCTGGCCATATTCCCGGGGCTGTGCACTTCCCCATTCAAGGCATGATTAGCGGCTTGCCACCGGTGCCTGGCAAGTTACCGGGACTTGCGCAATTAACTCGTGCATTTTCCCACCTTGGGTACAGCCCAGACACACATTACGTTGTTTATGATGATGAAGGCGGTGGCTGGGCCGGACGCTTCATTTGGACGCTGGATGTAATTGGCCATCGACACTATTCGTATTTAAACGGTGGTCTCCTCGCATGGCGTAAAGACAATCTCGACACTGAGCAAAGTGATAACGCCGCGACGCCTACCGAGCCGGCGCTGACGATTCATCCTGAACCTATTGCTGAAATTCCACACATCCTTGCCAACCTTCAGGAAACTGACTTTGTAGTTTGGGATGCACGTTCCCCCGAAGAGTATCGCGGTGAAAAAGTACTGGCGAGCAAAGGTGGCCACATTCCAGGGGCCATCAACTGCGAGTGGACCAACCTCATGGATTCCGACAATGGCTTCAGAATTCGTGAAGATGCCGAAGAACGCCTGGCACTGCTGGGCATTCGCAAAGGTCAGAATGTCGTAACCCATTGCCAAAGCCACCACCGCTCAGGCTTCACTTATCTTGTGGGACGCATTTTAGGCTTCAATATTAAAGGCTACCACGGTTCGTGGGCAGAATGGGGAAACCACCCCGATACGCCAGTGGAAGAAGCCAGCCTGTGA
- a CDS encoding phosphatidylserine decarboxylase: MRDFLFIVLQFVLPHHGVSRLVGWFAQSEISWLKNFLISKFAAHFQVNMEEAIEPKLTNYRSFNEFFCRALKPESRPLELNDKALLCPADGAISQLGEINQQTVFQAKGKSFNLRTLLAGDAELAQTFENGSFCTIYLSPKDYHRVHMPMSGKLLQMTHVPGALFSVNPTTVNNVDNLFARNERVVCHFKTDIGSVAVILVGAMIVASIDTVWAGEVAPVGRKPSHYYYNNKTIELQQGEEMGRFKLGSTVILATPPGVTQWFDLKEGDKVRLGQTIANLVNPQITD; the protein is encoded by the coding sequence GTGAGGGATTTTTTATTCATTGTTCTGCAGTTTGTGCTGCCACATCACGGCGTATCACGACTCGTCGGCTGGTTTGCTCAATCCGAAATCAGCTGGCTCAAAAATTTTTTAATTTCAAAATTCGCGGCGCACTTCCAGGTTAATATGGAAGAGGCTATCGAGCCGAAATTAACCAACTATCGTAGTTTTAACGAATTCTTTTGCCGCGCTCTAAAACCCGAGAGCCGGCCACTGGAATTAAATGACAAGGCTCTACTGTGTCCCGCCGACGGCGCAATTAGTCAACTGGGAGAAATCAATCAGCAAACGGTATTTCAAGCCAAAGGCAAGAGTTTCAACCTGCGTACCTTGTTAGCGGGAGACGCAGAACTGGCACAAACATTTGAGAACGGCTCTTTTTGTACCATTTATCTTTCCCCTAAAGATTATCATCGTGTACATATGCCAATGTCGGGCAAACTCTTGCAAATGACTCATGTACCTGGAGCTTTGTTTTCTGTTAATCCCACCACGGTAAACAACGTCGATAATTTATTTGCCCGTAACGAAAGAGTGGTTTGTCATTTCAAAACCGATATTGGAAGCGTTGCAGTAATTTTGGTGGGAGCAATGATCGTTGCCTCAATAGATACCGTTTGGGCCGGAGAGGTAGCCCCTGTAGGTCGCAAACCTAGTCACTATTACTACAACAACAAAACCATTGAATTGCAACAAGGCGAGGAAATGGGACGATTCAAGTTGGGCTCAACGGTGATACTCGCCACACCTCCCGGCGTAACCCAATGGTTTGATCTTAAAGAAGGCGATAAGGTGCGATTGGGACAAACCATTGCAAATCTGGTTAACCCGCAGATCACCGATTAA
- a CDS encoding HD-GYP domain-containing protein (c-di-GMP phosphodiesterase class II) has product MGIKQVKVDVDELTVGMFVSGLDRPWTQTPFPLQGFYIRDLDEIKELKVHCNFVYIDVVKGSAPVKTDLRRLTSKNANRKQVRAPRQSRIADVAPLKIRRDVYREIQPLEKEMEPARELHQQVYNAVSAVMQQVNRDHHNVPVNETKRVASQMVDSVLRSPDAFTWLSRVREKDEYTYSHAVRSAVWAILFGRHIGLPKADLDVLAMGVLLKDIGKTRLPKHLLEVKIRNTTEQQAFEKFIDYGVEILRKLPDVQPRVTSVVKTHCERVNGSGFPQHLRGDKIPLLGKIAGIVTFYDETINPRGEALPVSPSKAVAKLYELREIEFQEELVVEFIRAIGLYPTGTLVELSTGEVGVVVEQNFERRLKPVVMVVLDAYKNPLHQYQLIDLAAEEKEKQAKLDSGKYHPSEIERIDILQDLQPGAYNVDVVGIRDEYIQRKQGKGLLSLFKRKGLKLPGFN; this is encoded by the coding sequence TTGGGTATAAAGCAAGTCAAAGTCGACGTCGATGAGTTGACTGTGGGAATGTTTGTCTCTGGTCTGGATCGCCCCTGGACACAGACACCGTTCCCCTTGCAAGGTTTTTACATCCGCGATCTGGATGAGATCAAAGAGCTGAAGGTTCATTGCAACTTTGTCTACATCGATGTTGTTAAAGGCTCTGCTCCCGTCAAAACCGACCTTCGCAGGCTCACCTCAAAAAATGCCAATCGTAAACAGGTGCGAGCTCCGCGACAGTCGCGCATCGCTGATGTCGCCCCCCTTAAAATACGCCGAGATGTATACCGAGAAATACAACCGTTAGAAAAGGAAATGGAGCCTGCTCGGGAGTTGCATCAGCAGGTTTATAACGCGGTGAGCGCAGTAATGCAGCAAGTGAATCGCGACCATCACAACGTTCCGGTCAATGAAACTAAACGCGTCGCCAGCCAGATGGTTGATAGCGTATTGCGTAGCCCGGATGCCTTCACTTGGTTGAGCCGGGTGCGAGAAAAGGATGAATACACCTATTCACACGCAGTGCGTTCAGCCGTGTGGGCTATTCTTTTCGGGCGCCACATTGGTTTACCCAAGGCGGATTTGGATGTACTTGCAATGGGGGTGTTACTTAAGGATATTGGCAAAACCCGTTTGCCCAAACATCTGCTCGAGGTAAAAATCCGAAATACCACCGAGCAACAAGCCTTTGAAAAGTTTATTGATTACGGCGTGGAGATTTTGCGGAAGCTTCCGGATGTGCAGCCACGTGTAACCTCGGTAGTAAAAACGCACTGCGAGCGTGTTAACGGTAGTGGTTTTCCCCAGCATTTACGTGGCGATAAAATTCCACTCTTGGGTAAGATTGCCGGAATAGTCACCTTTTACGATGAGACGATTAACCCCCGTGGCGAAGCGCTGCCGGTATCGCCCTCCAAAGCGGTGGCAAAACTCTATGAGTTGCGTGAAATCGAGTTTCAGGAAGAGCTGGTGGTCGAGTTTATTCGCGCCATTGGGCTTTATCCCACAGGAACACTTGTGGAGCTGTCAACCGGTGAAGTGGGCGTTGTGGTTGAGCAAAATTTCGAACGCCGCCTTAAGCCGGTTGTCATGGTGGTATTGGATGCTTACAAGAACCCGTTGCATCAATATCAGCTGATTGATCTTGCCGCAGAAGAAAAAGAAAAACAGGCAAAATTGGATTCCGGTAAATATCACCCATCGGAAATTGAGCGCATTGATATTCTACAGGATCTTCAGCCGGGTGCTTACAATGTTGATGTCGTTGGTATCCGCGATGAATATATTCAGCGTAAACAAGGGAAAGGCTTGTTGTCACTGTTTAAGCGTAAAGGCTTGAAGTTACCGGGGTTTAATTAA
- a CDS encoding uroporphyrinogen decarboxylase — MTALKNDRFLRALLKQPVDITPVWMMRQAGRYLPEYRATRARAGDFMGLCTNPDLACEVTLQPLERYPLDAAILFSDILTVPDAMGMGLYFETGEGPKFRNPVTTAAQIEALPVVNAENELTYVLDAVRTIRAELNGRVPLIGFSGSPWTLMTYMVEGGSSKDFRRAKAMLYSQPEVANLLLDKLVASVTDYLNAQIRAGAQAVQIFDSWGGALAHDAYLEFSLKPMQKIISGLIREHQGREVPVILFTKGGGQWLEAMAASDATALGLDWTTDIAQARARVGDKVSLQGNMDPSILYAPEAAIRDEVGRILQAYGTGSGHVFNLGHGITPEVDPANAGAFIRAVHELSEQYHE; from the coding sequence ATGACAGCGTTAAAAAACGATAGATTTCTTCGTGCTCTGCTGAAACAACCCGTCGATATCACCCCTGTTTGGATGATGCGCCAGGCAGGTCGCTATCTTCCCGAGTATCGTGCCACGCGCGCCCGTGCCGGTGATTTCATGGGATTGTGCACCAACCCCGATCTGGCTTGTGAAGTCACTTTGCAACCTTTGGAACGCTATCCCCTCGACGCCGCCATTCTATTTTCTGACATTCTCACGGTACCGGATGCCATGGGGATGGGCTTGTATTTCGAAACGGGCGAAGGGCCTAAGTTTCGCAATCCGGTGACTACTGCGGCGCAAATTGAAGCTTTGCCGGTGGTGAATGCCGAAAATGAATTGACCTATGTACTCGACGCAGTGCGAACCATTCGCGCGGAGCTCAATGGCCGGGTGCCTTTAATCGGTTTTTCCGGAAGTCCGTGGACCTTAATGACCTATATGGTTGAAGGCGGTTCAAGTAAAGATTTTCGTCGCGCTAAAGCAATGCTATACAGCCAGCCCGAGGTCGCGAACCTGTTGCTCGACAAGCTGGTTGCTTCTGTTACCGACTACTTAAATGCCCAAATTCGTGCTGGAGCGCAAGCTGTTCAGATATTCGATTCCTGGGGCGGGGCATTGGCTCATGATGCCTATCTTGAGTTTTCACTTAAGCCCATGCAGAAAATCATTAGCGGATTGATTCGCGAACATCAGGGACGTGAAGTCCCGGTCATTCTCTTTACCAAGGGGGGGGGGCAGTGGCTTGAGGCCATGGCTGCAAGCGATGCCACTGCACTGGGTCTCGATTGGACCACAGATATTGCTCAGGCTCGTGCCCGTGTTGGCGATAAAGTATCGCTCCAAGGGAATATGGACCCAAGTATTCTCTACGCGCCTGAAGCTGCAATACGTGATGAGGTCGGCCGTATATTGCAAGCTTACGGCACCGGGTCTGGCCATGTGTTTAATCTCGGGCATGGCATTACGCCGGAGGTAGATCCGGCGAATGCCGGAGCATTTATTCGTGCAGTGCACGAGCTGTCAGAGCAATACCACGAATAA
- a CDS encoding glutamate synthase (NADPH/NADH) small chain, with translation MAERLNNNFQFLDVGRQDPEKKDIDTRKVEFVEIYQPFTESQVQGQAHRCLACGNPYCEWKCPVHNYIPNWLKLVSEGNVMEAADLCHQTNSLPEVCGRVCPQDRLCEGACTLNDGFGAVTIGNTEKYITDTAFALGWKPDMSKVNWTNKKVAIIGAGPAGLGCADILVRNGVKPTVFDRHPEIGGLLTFGIPEFKLEKGVMQKRREIFTEMGVEFRLGTEVGKDITIDEILAEFDAVFMGMGTYTYMKGGFPGEDLPGVFDALPFLISNVNRNLGFEKDPSEFINVKNHKVVVLGGGDTAMDCNRTSIRQGAESVTCAYRRDEENMPGSRREVTNAREEGVNFLFNRQPIAIVGEERVEGVKVVTTQLGEPDENGRRRPEPIPGSEEVIAADTVLIAFGFRPSPAPWFEKQGIKVNDWGGVVAPEAQEYKFQTSNPKVFAGGDMVRGSDLVVTAIWEGRQAAEGILEFLDV, from the coding sequence ATGGCTGAAAGACTCAACAATAATTTCCAGTTTCTCGATGTCGGTCGTCAAGATCCGGAAAAAAAGGACATTGACACCCGCAAGGTGGAGTTCGTGGAAATTTACCAGCCTTTCACCGAATCCCAGGTTCAGGGGCAGGCGCATCGCTGTCTTGCTTGCGGCAACCCTTATTGTGAGTGGAAATGCCCGGTTCACAATTATATTCCCAACTGGCTGAAATTGGTGTCTGAGGGGAATGTTATGGAGGCCGCAGATTTATGTCACCAGACTAACTCGCTGCCTGAAGTTTGTGGTCGCGTTTGTCCCCAGGACCGTTTGTGCGAGGGCGCCTGCACGCTAAACGATGGTTTTGGTGCAGTCACCATAGGTAATACCGAAAAATATATTACAGATACTGCTTTTGCCTTGGGTTGGAAACCCGATATGTCCAAGGTTAACTGGACGAATAAAAAAGTGGCCATTATTGGGGCCGGTCCGGCAGGGCTGGGTTGCGCAGATATTCTGGTACGCAATGGTGTTAAACCCACCGTATTCGATCGACATCCAGAGATTGGTGGCTTGCTTACCTTTGGTATTCCTGAGTTCAAACTCGAGAAGGGGGTGATGCAAAAGCGCCGTGAAATCTTTACCGAAATGGGCGTGGAATTTCGTCTTGGTACCGAAGTGGGGAAAGACATCACTATTGATGAAATTCTTGCTGAATTTGATGCCGTCTTTATGGGTATGGGAACGTACACTTACATGAAAGGCGGATTCCCGGGGGAGGATTTGCCAGGCGTTTTCGATGCCCTGCCTTTCCTGATTTCCAATGTGAACCGCAACCTGGGTTTTGAAAAAGATCCAAGTGAGTTCATCAACGTGAAAAACCACAAGGTGGTAGTACTGGGTGGTGGCGATACAGCCATGGATTGTAATCGCACCTCTATTCGCCAGGGCGCAGAAAGTGTTACTTGTGCTTATCGTCGCGACGAAGAGAATATGCCGGGTTCGCGCCGTGAAGTTACCAATGCCCGAGAAGAGGGCGTTAACTTTTTATTTAACCGGCAGCCTATCGCTATTGTGGGTGAAGAGCGCGTTGAAGGTGTTAAGGTGGTTACTACGCAGTTGGGCGAGCCCGATGAAAATGGTCGTCGCCGGCCCGAGCCAATTCCCGGTAGTGAAGAAGTTATTGCCGCAGACACTGTGCTGATTGCCTTTGGTTTTCGCCCTAGTCCCGCCCCCTGGTTTGAGAAACAAGGCATCAAAGTGAATGATTGGGGTGGAGTTGTTGCTCCTGAAGCGCAGGAATACAAATTCCAGACATCCAACCCAAAAGTTTTTGCGGGTGGTGACATGGTGCGCGGTTCTGATCTGGTCGTTACCGCAATTTGGGAGGGGCGTCAGGCTGCCGAGGGAATTCTCGAATTTCTTGATGTATAG